The following coding sequences are from one Roseburia hominis A2-183 window:
- the rlmD gene encoding 23S rRNA (uracil(1939)-C(5))-methyltransferase RlmD, whose translation MKKGQIIEGMVECVEFPNKGIVRTEDGGRVIVKNAVPGQKVSASINKVRKGKCEGRLLEVLEHSPKEQPEAACIHAGECGGCTYQTLPYEEQLAMKASQVKKLIDDVIVPENTDYEFLGIKASPRQQEYRNKMEFSFGDAYKDGPLALGMHKRGSFYDIVDVPECRIVDDDFHTVLTVTLDYFEERNLPYYHKLRHTGYLRHLLVRKAVKTGEILVDLVTTTQIAEGEEEALLAGWKDALCAAAYQGTLTGVLHTRNDSVADTVKNEGTDVLLGQDHFYEELLGLRFQITPFSFFQTNSLGAEVLYETAREFIGDALPSGTDADVAEHGKVVFDLYSGTGTIAQMLAPVAKKVIGVEIIPEAVEAAKENAKLNSLTNCEFIAGDVLKVIDEIEEKPDYIVLDPPRDGIHPKALEKIIRYGVPQMVYISCKPTSLARDLEVLQARGYEVKKVCCVDMFPATVHIETIVALHRIDS comes from the coding sequence GTGAAAAAGGGACAGATTATTGAGGGGATGGTAGAATGCGTAGAGTTCCCGAACAAGGGAATTGTGAGAACGGAAGACGGGGGACGCGTGATCGTAAAAAATGCAGTCCCGGGACAGAAAGTGTCCGCATCGATTAATAAAGTGCGCAAGGGAAAATGCGAGGGAAGACTGCTTGAGGTGCTGGAGCACTCGCCGAAGGAGCAGCCGGAGGCTGCCTGTATCCATGCCGGAGAGTGTGGAGGCTGCACATATCAGACGCTGCCTTACGAGGAGCAGCTTGCCATGAAGGCGTCACAGGTAAAAAAACTGATCGATGACGTCATTGTACCGGAAAATACAGACTATGAATTCCTTGGAATCAAGGCGAGCCCGAGACAGCAGGAGTACCGGAATAAGATGGAGTTTTCGTTCGGCGATGCGTACAAGGACGGACCGCTGGCACTCGGCATGCACAAGCGTGGCAGCTTTTATGACATCGTGGATGTCCCGGAATGCCGGATTGTAGACGATGATTTTCACACGGTGCTTACAGTGACGCTAGACTATTTTGAAGAGCGGAATCTGCCGTATTATCACAAACTGCGCCACACCGGATATCTGCGTCATCTTCTGGTGCGCAAGGCGGTAAAGACGGGGGAGATCCTGGTGGATCTGGTAACGACGACACAGATAGCGGAAGGGGAGGAAGAGGCGCTTCTTGCCGGATGGAAGGATGCGTTGTGTGCTGCCGCCTATCAGGGAACGCTCACCGGTGTGCTTCACACCCGCAACGACAGTGTGGCGGACACCGTCAAAAACGAGGGTACGGATGTGCTTTTGGGGCAGGATCATTTCTATGAAGAACTGTTAGGACTTCGTTTTCAGATTACACCGTTCTCCTTTTTCCAGACGAACTCTCTGGGCGCGGAGGTGCTCTATGAGACGGCGCGGGAGTTCATCGGGGATGCCCTGCCGAGCGGAACGGATGCGGATGTCGCGGAGCATGGAAAAGTCGTGTTTGACCTTTATTCCGGAACCGGTACGATCGCGCAGATGCTCGCCCCAGTTGCAAAAAAGGTGATCGGCGTGGAGATTATTCCGGAGGCGGTCGAAGCTGCGAAGGAGAATGCAAAGTTAAACAGTCTTACAAACTGCGAGTTTATCGCGGGAGATGTGCTCAAGGTGATTGATGAGATCGAGGAGAAGCCGGACTATATCGTGCTCGATCCGCCGCGTGACGGCATCCATCCGAAAGCCCTGGAGAAAATCATCCGCTACGGTGTGCCGCAGATGGTGTATATCTCCTGCAAACCGACCAGCCTGGCGAGAGACCTTGAGGTGCTGCAGGCGAGGGGGTATGAGGTGAAGAAGGTATGCTGCGTGGATATGTTCCCGGCGACTGTGCATATAGAGACAATAGTTGCACTACATCGGATAGATTCGTAA
- a CDS encoding ParB/RepB/Spo0J family partition protein, which translates to METIRNVDVNRLHDFKNHPFKVEMNTELCELMRSIEKEGVLVPLLVRTNPYGDGYEVISGHRRKEAAIWAGETKVPVVIRELDDDQAVVAMVDSNLHRENLKPSEKAFAYKMKLDAMKHQGKHLDSGALAQVGPKFTDGSQLNEKGNNTSTINSNELLARQVGESVAQIKRYIRLTKLIPKILDMVDDGKIAFTIAVELSYLSENEQYELHAVMDLEQCTPSLSQANRMKRISQSGKLDMDAIYSILEEEKPNQREQIKICASTLEEYFPDDFTPKQKVELIERLVKEWHEKQIKDNGRNR; encoded by the coding sequence ATGGAGACGATCCGGAATGTAGATGTAAACAGATTGCATGATTTCAAAAATCATCCATTTAAAGTAGAGATGAATACAGAATTGTGCGAGCTTATGAGAAGTATTGAAAAAGAAGGAGTGCTTGTGCCACTTCTTGTAAGGACTAATCCATACGGTGATGGATATGAAGTTATATCAGGACATAGAAGGAAGGAGGCAGCAATTTGGGCAGGAGAGACGAAGGTTCCGGTTGTGATAAGAGAATTAGATGATGATCAGGCAGTTGTGGCAATGGTTGATTCTAATCTGCATAGAGAGAATCTCAAACCTAGCGAGAAAGCATTTGCGTATAAGATGAAGCTGGATGCAATGAAACATCAGGGAAAGCACCTTGACAGTGGGGCTTTGGCTCAAGTTGGACCAAAGTTTACAGATGGAAGTCAGCTAAATGAGAAGGGCAATAATACAAGTACAATAAATAGTAATGAATTACTTGCAAGACAGGTGGGAGAGAGTGTGGCACAGATAAAACGATATATAAGGCTTACAAAGCTTATCCCAAAGATACTTGATATGGTTGATGATGGGAAGATTGCATTCACGATTGCAGTAGAACTGTCTTATCTGTCGGAGAATGAGCAGTATGAGCTTCATGCAGTCATGGATTTAGAGCAGTGCACACCATCATTGTCGCAGGCAAACAGGATGAAACGTATAAGTCAGAGCGGAAAGCTGGATATGGATGCAATCTATTCAATATTGGAAGAGGAAAAACCGAACCAGCGGGAACAGATTAAGATTTGTGCCAGTACACTTGAGGAGTATTTCCCAGATGATTTTACTCCAAAGCAAAAGGTGGAACTTATAGAGAGGCTCGTAAAAGAGTGGCATGAAAAACAGATTAAAGATAATGGAAGGAACAGGTGA
- a CDS encoding type I restriction endonuclease subunit R translates to MGRPEDSRVKIPALVHFTRLGYTYMSIKDKERNIDYDGDTNIFYSQFLSAINRINQTELTLADAKKIIGELKIKLDNDDLGKSFFQILQSDINGIKLIDFNDISGTQNDYTVVTELPYENGDDNFRPDIVVLVNGMPLSFIEVKRHNNREGILTERSRMERRFGNKIYRRFVGMTQFTVFSNNNEYDDSDIEPIQGAFYASSSYKRMFFSKFREQRAEELGAKMQAINPEEEAFILSDTNLISIKGTPEYASSLSENSPTNRIITSLYTKERLLFLLKYGICYKTTTNKDGITEIEKHIMRYPQLFATLAIRDKLREGVRKGVIWHTQGSGKTALAYSNVRFLTDYFSKEEGKIAKFYFIVDRLDLAEQAKNEFEARGLKVKLIKDKEEFIADITNPGESNTSGKVTMTVINIQKFSKDSVTKPSDYNVDVQRVYFLDEAHRSYNPTGSFLANLMASDRDAVQIALTGTPLIGDGYNTKDVFGNYIHKYYYNQSIADGYTLKLIREEIETTYKNQMNDTLNQIVRQGSIAKKNLYAHPKFVEKMVDYIIHDFGEGRTALDSTIGAMIVCDSSEQAREVDRQLNRFSDYTHALVLHDEGTKQDRKNDQEEFKKGNIDILVVYNMLLTGFDAPRLKKQYLARMIKAHNLLQTLTRVNRPYKGYHYGYVVDFANIKDEFDKTNKAYFDELQSELGDEVQNYSNIFKSKEDIEKDLNVVKNQLFLYDTSNVVSFINQISEIDDKKQLLDLRQALENYKAMYNLIRLYGYEDLYEHFNVENAIKCLNEVNNRISIINLKNSIDSSEDMSQVLNMALDQIDFQFRKIKEEELIIADAFRDSLEKTRREIVDRCLDPKDPEYIALLDELKRVFKKKNIEELTTDEMKQMMGELDTLKKKAEKRNLADRMLAAKYSGDVKYMRTHKRIMGSPPPIADAITVHRILMSVKSKADDQIAHNENILDNEDYFIKSLQPIILRACMGENVRIDKPQLMFIDNCLSKEYILERDWVS, encoded by the coding sequence ATGGGAAGACCAGAAGATTCCAGAGTAAAGATTCCGGCACTTGTACATTTTACAAGGCTTGGATATACCTATATGTCAATTAAAGATAAAGAACGTAACATAGACTATGATGGTGATACTAACATTTTTTATAGTCAGTTTTTGTCTGCAATTAATAGAATTAATCAAACAGAATTAACACTTGCGGATGCAAAGAAAATTATCGGAGAACTAAAGATTAAATTAGATAATGATGATCTTGGAAAATCATTTTTTCAGATATTGCAATCAGATATTAATGGAATAAAGTTGATTGATTTTAATGATATAAGCGGAACACAGAATGACTATACAGTAGTAACTGAATTACCATATGAAAATGGTGATGATAATTTTCGCCCAGATATTGTTGTGCTGGTTAATGGAATGCCATTATCATTTATAGAGGTCAAGCGTCATAATAACCGTGAGGGAATTCTGACAGAACGAAGTCGTATGGAGAGAAGGTTTGGAAATAAGATTTATCGACGGTTTGTTGGAATGACTCAGTTTACAGTGTTTTCTAATAATAATGAATATGATGACTCTGATATTGAACCAATTCAAGGAGCTTTTTATGCTTCCAGCAGCTATAAAAGAATGTTTTTTAGCAAGTTTCGTGAGCAGAGAGCAGAGGAATTAGGGGCAAAAATGCAAGCAATTAATCCAGAGGAGGAAGCTTTTATTTTAAGTGATACAAATCTGATTTCTATTAAAGGAACTCCAGAGTATGCTTCTTCCTTATCGGAAAACTCGCCTACAAATCGTATCATTACATCTTTATATACAAAAGAAAGATTATTGTTTTTATTAAAGTATGGAATATGTTATAAAACCACAACCAACAAAGATGGTATTACAGAGATAGAGAAGCATATTATGCGATATCCTCAGTTGTTTGCAACATTGGCAATTCGAGATAAATTGAGAGAAGGAGTTAGAAAAGGTGTAATTTGGCACACGCAGGGAAGCGGAAAAACAGCACTTGCATATTCCAATGTAAGATTCTTGACCGACTATTTTAGTAAAGAGGAGGGGAAGATTGCCAAGTTTTACTTTATAGTGGATCGTTTAGATTTAGCAGAGCAAGCGAAGAATGAATTTGAAGCTAGAGGTCTTAAAGTAAAATTGATAAAAGATAAGGAAGAGTTTATTGCAGATATTACAAATCCCGGAGAGTCAAATACCAGTGGGAAAGTGACAATGACTGTAATCAATATTCAAAAGTTTTCCAAGGATTCTGTTACTAAACCATCTGACTATAATGTGGATGTACAGAGAGTTTACTTCTTGGATGAGGCACATAGGAGTTATAATCCAACAGGATCATTTCTGGCAAATCTTATGGCATCTGATAGAGATGCGGTGCAGATAGCGCTTACAGGTACTCCTCTTATTGGAGATGGATACAATACAAAAGATGTATTTGGCAATTATATTCATAAATATTATTATAATCAGTCAATTGCAGATGGTTACACATTAAAGCTGATTCGCGAGGAAATTGAAACGACTTATAAGAATCAGATGAATGATACACTTAATCAAATAGTAAGACAGGGAAGCATAGCAAAGAAAAATTTATATGCTCATCCTAAATTTGTAGAAAAGATGGTTGATTATATCATTCATGATTTTGGGGAAGGCAGGACAGCATTAGATTCTACTATCGGAGCAATGATTGTTTGTGATTCTTCGGAACAGGCAAGGGAAGTGGACAGGCAGTTAAATCGTTTTTCAGATTATACACATGCACTGGTACTTCATGATGAAGGCACAAAGCAGGATAGAAAAAACGATCAGGAAGAGTTTAAGAAAGGCAATATAGATATTTTGGTGGTCTATAACATGCTTTTGACCGGCTTTGATGCTCCTCGATTAAAAAAGCAGTATTTGGCACGAATGATTAAAGCACATAATCTGCTTCAAACGTTAACTAGAGTAAATCGCCCCTATAAAGGTTATCATTATGGATATGTTGTTGATTTTGCAAATATCAAAGATGAGTTTGATAAAACAAATAAAGCATATTTTGATGAACTTCAATCTGAACTTGGAGATGAGGTACAAAACTATAGTAATATTTTTAAGAGCAAAGAAGATATTGAAAAAGATCTGAATGTTGTAAAAAATCAGCTTTTTCTATATGATACAAGCAATGTGGTAAGTTTTATTAATCAAATTAGCGAGATTGATGATAAGAAGCAGTTACTTGATTTACGACAAGCATTAGAAAATTATAAGGCGATGTATAATCTGATCCGTTTGTATGGGTATGAGGATTTATACGAACATTTCAATGTCGAGAATGCAATTAAGTGTCTGAATGAGGTCAATAATCGAATTAGCATTATTAACTTAAAAAATAGCATTGATTCATCAGAGGATATGTCACAGGTACTCAATATGGCATTGGATCAGATAGATTTCCAGTTTCGCAAGATAAAAGAAGAAGAACTTATCATTGCTGATGCATTTAGAGATAGCCTGGAAAAAACAAGAAGAGAAATCGTAGACAGATGCCTTGATCCAAAAGATCCAGAATACATTGCACTTCTTGATGAATTAAAGCGGGTATTCAAGAAGAAAAATATTGAGGAACTCACAACAGATGAAATGAAGCAGATGATGGGGGAACTGGATACTTTGAAAAAGAAGGCAGAAAAAAGAAATCTGGCAGATCGTATGCTTGCGGCAAAGTATTCAGGTGATGTTAAATACATGAGAACTCATAAGAGAATTATGGGTAGTCCACCACCCATTGCAGATGCAATTACTGTACATAGAATTTTAATGAGTGTTAAGTCTAAGGCAGATGATCAGATTGCTCATAATGAGAATATCCTTGATAATGAGGATTATTTTATTAAATCGTTACAGCCAATTATTTTGAGAGCATGTATGGGAGAAAATGTTAGAATAGACAAACCTCAACTTATGTTTATAGATAATTGCCTGTCGAAAGAATATATATTAGAAAGGGATTGGGTTTCCTGA
- a CDS encoding MobA/MobL family protein: protein MAAFEELNVADKKKEMIAMPRHSFIQMTKLHNVMGRIDYITSTVKQENLYAIYATQPLRSFWKDLAKCNREEFAKSGTIGKYIEARELIIALPEGLYHYEHDYLIKHFATDFKKKYGVDCYAALHHNKRKTNFHIHLIFAERTKLEKPVVKVASRNMFYDERGKHVRTKKEILDASGDIRNGCKIIRKGEVYEKKEFSIKVDRFKKDSFLDEAKVFFTNEINQLVLHEEDKLKVFDKNSPYLATKKIGKNNPMEEQIKADNEVRQEWNRTVDRAIVSGVSEEDISRIKKNEITEKVRYSIDLYGDRPDLLASIIKLAIAVLELLINRIMLAAVGVAEKMLDIVSEESRNIEAKTYPTMPTMSPLAKKYLSLQNIYDELQKQNEAIFAQEHKRSELEIELSECNGAFKARKRGGLQNQIYELNKQIDNMKRYLSSIVQRHGYDNVRDFYSTYYAAKGEYADYVKDVEEWNVNHVKKNENIPTEENRTDRYQIGEERDKNRYMDRNYVEKKR from the coding sequence ATGGCTGCATTTGAAGAATTAAATGTAGCTGATAAAAAGAAGGAGATGATAGCAATGCCAAGACATTCATTTATACAGATGACGAAACTCCATAATGTCATGGGGAGAATTGATTATATAACAAGTACAGTTAAACAGGAAAATCTATATGCCATATATGCGACACAGCCACTTCGTTCTTTTTGGAAAGATCTTGCAAAATGCAACAGAGAAGAATTTGCTAAAAGTGGAACGATAGGAAAATATATTGAGGCAAGAGAGCTGATTATAGCATTACCGGAAGGCTTGTATCATTATGAGCATGATTATCTTATCAAACATTTTGCTACGGATTTCAAGAAAAAGTATGGTGTGGACTGCTATGCAGCCCTGCATCATAACAAAAGAAAGACAAACTTTCATATTCATCTGATATTTGCAGAGAGGACGAAACTGGAAAAGCCGGTTGTTAAGGTAGCATCAAGAAACATGTTCTATGATGAAAGAGGGAAACATGTGCGTACTAAGAAAGAGATATTGGATGCAAGTGGTGACATCCGTAATGGCTGTAAGATTATCAGAAAAGGCGAGGTCTATGAGAAAAAAGAGTTTTCTATAAAAGTCGATAGATTTAAAAAGGATTCATTTCTTGATGAGGCAAAGGTGTTTTTTACAAATGAAATAAATCAGCTTGTGCTGCATGAAGAGGATAAACTTAAAGTCTTTGATAAGAACAGTCCATATCTTGCTACTAAAAAAATAGGCAAAAATAATCCAATGGAAGAACAAATAAAGGCTGACAATGAGGTACGACAGGAATGGAACAGGACTGTTGACAGAGCAATTGTAAGCGGAGTGTCAGAAGAGGACATATCAAGGATAAAGAAGAATGAAATAACAGAAAAGGTAAGGTATTCCATAGATTTATATGGAGACAGACCGGATCTTCTTGCAAGTATTATAAAGCTTGCTATTGCAGTGCTTGAACTTCTTATTAATCGCATTATGCTGGCTGCGGTTGGTGTGGCAGAAAAGATGCTGGATATTGTGTCAGAAGAAAGTAGAAATATTGAGGCTAAGACTTATCCAACAATGCCAACAATGTCACCACTTGCAAAAAAATACCTAAGTCTTCAGAATATCTATGATGAATTACAAAAGCAAAATGAAGCAATATTTGCGCAGGAGCATAAACGCAGCGAGCTGGAGATAGAATTGTCAGAATGTAATGGTGCATTTAAGGCACGAAAGCGTGGAGGGTTGCAGAATCAAATATATGAACTGAACAAACAGATTGATAATATGAAACGCTATTTGTCATCTATTGTGCAACGACATGGTTATGATAATGTAAGGGATTTTTATAGTACTTATTATGCGGCCAAAGGTGAATATGCTGATTATGTGAAAGATGTTGAGGAATGGAATGTTAATCACGTTAAAAAGAATGAGAATATTCCAACTGAAGAGAATAGGACAGATAGATATCAGATTGGCGAGGAAAGGGATAAAAACAGATATATGGATAGAAACTATGTAGAGAAGAAAAGATAA
- a CDS encoding DUF1836 domain-containing protein — protein MDNDTKKFLSDLLAELQRIDYVRPEDIPNIDLYMDQITTFMDSQLETSKRHADDKILTKTMINNYAKNNLLPPPEKKKYTKEHVLTLIFIYYFKNILSISDIQSILNPITDKYFGKDGSYSLEDIYREVFGLEHQETQNLMKDLARKFNTSCQTFPDAAPEDAELLRNFSLICMLSYDVYVKKTIIERLIDTTTSDKSKAEKNKK, from the coding sequence ATGGACAACGATACAAAAAAATTTCTGAGTGATCTGTTAGCAGAATTACAGAGAATTGATTATGTCAGACCGGAAGATATTCCGAACATTGATTTATATATGGATCAGATTACCACATTTATGGATTCCCAGTTAGAGACATCCAAACGGCATGCGGATGACAAGATTCTGACCAAGACGATGATCAACAACTACGCCAAGAACAATCTTCTCCCTCCGCCGGAGAAGAAAAAGTACACCAAAGAGCACGTACTGACGCTGATTTTCATCTACTATTTTAAAAATATCCTAAGCATCAGTGACATCCAGAGCATCTTAAATCCGATCACGGACAAATATTTCGGAAAAGACGGCAGCTACAGCTTGGAAGACATCTACCGTGAAGTCTTCGGACTCGAGCATCAGGAGACACAAAATCTCATGAAAGACCTCGCCAGGAAGTTCAACACCTCGTGTCAGACATTCCCGGATGCTGCCCCTGAGGACGCCGAGCTTCTGCGGAACTTCAGTCTGATCTGCATGTTAAGCTACGATGTCTATGTCAAAAAGACCATCATCGAGCGCCTCATTGACACGACCACCTCGGACAAGTCCAAGGCAGAAAAAAATAAAAAGTAA
- a CDS encoding MerR family transcriptional regulator, which produces MDYITTVEMSKKWGISSRRISLLCSQGRVPGAEKKGKTWLLPKDAVKPTDPRKKN; this is translated from the coding sequence ATGGATTACATAACAACGGTAGAAATGTCAAAAAAATGGGGGATTTCATCAAGAAGAATTTCCCTTTTGTGTAGTCAGGGCAGAGTGCCTGGTGCAGAGAAAAAAGGGAAAACATGGCTGTTACCAAAGGATGCGGTAAAGCCGACTGATCCTCGTAAGAAGAATTAG
- a CDS encoding YerC/YecD family TrpR-related protein yields MSKKLRTDAVDHLFDAILSLQNREECYTFFEDVCTVNELLSLSQRFEVAKMLRDQKTYLDIAEKTGASTATISRVNRSLNYGNDGYDMVFSRMQNTDK; encoded by the coding sequence ATGAGTAAGAAACTTAGGACAGATGCAGTGGATCATCTTTTTGACGCCATCTTGAGCTTACAGAATAGAGAAGAGTGCTACACATTTTTTGAGGATGTATGTACGGTAAATGAGCTGCTTTCTTTATCACAGCGGTTCGAGGTTGCCAAGATGCTGCGTGACCAGAAGACTTATCTGGATATTGCGGAGAAGACCGGAGCATCGACTGCTACGATCAGTCGTGTCAACCGATCCCTGAATTATGGAAATGACGGTTATGACATGGTATTTAGCCGCATGCAGAATACGGACAAGTAG
- the pcrA gene encoding DNA helicase PcrA: MSIYDTLNEQQKLGVITTEGPVLILAGAGSGKTRVLTHRTAYLIEEKGVNPYNIMAITFTNKAAGEMRERIDALVGYGSESIWVSTFHSTCVRILRRHIDRIGYDTNFTIYDSDDSKSVMKEICKRLNIDTKIYKERSLLAAISSAKDELVSPTQFALQAAASSDFAKKKQAQVYQEYQAALQKNNALDFDDLIVKTVELLQTDPEVLAYYQERFRYIMVDEYQDTNTAQFELIRLLAGKYKNLCVVGDDDQSIYKFRGANIYNILNFEKHFPDAVTIKLEQNYRSTQNILNAANSVIANNVGRKAKTLWTANGEGEKIDFEQFDTAYEEADYVARDIASGVREGKYGYGDYAVLYRTNAQSRLFEERFIVSNIPYKIVGGVNFYARKEVKDLLAYLKTIDNARDDLAVRRIINVPKRGIGATTLNRVSDYAEAYDISFYESLKRAEEIPSLGKSAAKIKPFVTFIQTMRSKLPYIGVADLLREVIEETGYVKELEAEGTDEAEARIENIDELLSKVVAYEEGEEQPTLSGFLEEVALVADIDSVGEENDYVVLMTLHSAKGLEFPKVFLAGMEDGLFPSYMSITSDNASSELEEERRLAYVGITRAMKELVITSARQRMVRGETQYNKVSRFVKEIPPELLNGEIKKPAYLENRERRTAEPVRKKRPTMRDQLSGQSMQARAFSSVHTEGGSLSYGVGDRVSHMKFGEGTVKAIVPGGRDFEVTVDFDAAGTKKMFAAFAKLKKV; this comes from the coding sequence ATGAGTATTTATGATACATTAAACGAGCAGCAGAAGCTCGGCGTTATAACCACCGAAGGACCGGTGCTGATTCTCGCGGGAGCGGGTTCCGGCAAGACGAGAGTGCTGACACACCGGACGGCATATCTGATCGAGGAAAAGGGCGTCAATCCATACAATATTATGGCGATCACGTTCACCAACAAGGCGGCTGGCGAGATGAGGGAGCGAATCGATGCGCTGGTCGGATACGGCTCGGAGAGCATCTGGGTGTCGACGTTTCACTCTACCTGCGTGCGCATCTTAAGGAGACACATTGACCGCATCGGATACGACACGAATTTTACGATCTATGATTCGGATGATTCCAAGAGCGTCATGAAGGAGATCTGCAAGCGCCTGAATATCGATACCAAGATCTACAAGGAGCGCAGCCTTCTGGCGGCGATCTCCTCTGCAAAGGACGAGCTTGTAAGTCCGACGCAGTTTGCCCTGCAGGCGGCGGCATCGAGTGATTTTGCGAAGAAAAAGCAGGCGCAGGTCTATCAGGAGTATCAGGCGGCGCTGCAGAAGAACAATGCACTGGATTTTGACGACCTCATTGTAAAGACGGTGGAGCTGCTGCAGACGGATCCGGAGGTGCTTGCCTACTATCAGGAGCGTTTCCGCTATATCATGGTGGACGAGTATCAGGATACGAACACGGCGCAGTTTGAACTGATCCGTCTTCTCGCGGGCAAATACAAAAATCTGTGCGTGGTCGGTGATGACGATCAGTCGATCTACAAGTTCCGCGGAGCGAATATCTACAATATTTTAAACTTTGAAAAGCATTTTCCGGATGCGGTCACCATCAAGCTGGAACAGAATTACCGTTCGACGCAGAACATCCTAAACGCGGCGAACAGTGTGATTGCGAACAATGTCGGAAGGAAAGCGAAGACGCTCTGGACGGCAAACGGCGAAGGAGAGAAGATCGACTTTGAGCAGTTTGACACTGCCTACGAGGAGGCGGATTATGTCGCAAGGGATATTGCGTCCGGTGTCCGGGAAGGAAAGTACGGTTACGGCGACTATGCGGTGCTTTACCGCACGAATGCGCAGTCCCGTCTGTTTGAGGAGCGTTTTATCGTGTCCAATATCCCGTACAAGATTGTCGGCGGTGTGAATTTCTATGCGCGCAAGGAGGTCAAGGATCTGCTGGCGTACTTAAAGACGATCGACAATGCGAGGGACGATCTGGCGGTGCGAAGAATCATCAATGTACCGAAGCGCGGAATTGGTGCGACGACGCTAAATCGTGTATCCGATTATGCGGAGGCGTACGACATCAGTTTTTACGAGTCCTTAAAGCGTGCGGAGGAGATACCGTCCCTTGGCAAGAGTGCAGCGAAAATCAAGCCGTTTGTGACGTTTATTCAGACGATGCGCAGCAAGCTGCCGTATATCGGTGTGGCGGATCTGCTCAGAGAGGTGATCGAGGAGACGGGCTACGTGAAGGAGCTTGAAGCGGAAGGCACCGACGAGGCGGAGGCGCGGATCGAGAATATCGATGAGTTGTTAAGTAAGGTGGTCGCCTACGAGGAGGGCGAAGAACAGCCGACATTAAGCGGTTTCTTAGAGGAGGTTGCACTCGTGGCGGATATTGACAGCGTCGGCGAGGAGAACGATTATGTGGTTCTCATGACACTGCACAGCGCCAAAGGTCTGGAGTTCCCGAAGGTCTTTCTGGCGGGAATGGAGGACGGTTTGTTCCCGAGCTATATGTCGATCACGTCAGACAATGCCAGCAGTGAGCTGGAGGAAGAACGCAGGCTGGCCTATGTCGGCATTACACGAGCGATGAAGGAGCTTGTCATCACGTCGGCGAGACAGCGTATGGTGCGCGGCGAGACACAGTACAACAAGGTCTCACGCTTTGTGAAGGAGATTCCGCCGGAGCTTTTAAACGGCGAGATCAAAAAGCCGGCATATCTGGAAAACAGGGAGCGGCGCACGGCGGAGCCGGTACGGAAGAAGCGGCCGACGATGCGGGATCAGCTGTCCGGTCAGAGCATGCAGGCGAGAGCGTTTTCATCGGTACATACGGAAGGCGGAAGCCTAAGCTACGGTGTGGGCGACCGTGTGTCCCACATGAAGTTCGGAGAGGGAACGGTAAAAGCCATCGTGCCCGGCGGCAGAGATTTTGAGGTGACGGTCGATTTTGACGCGGCGGGAACCAAGAAAATGTTTGCAGCGTTTGCAAAATTAAAAAAAGTATAA